TGGAGAGGAGAGTATGTTTGGACATTTTATGTTGAACTTTCAACACTGcttttatagaataaaaatggATTATTAGAAATTTAAAGATGTTTCTCATCTAACAAATTATCAAAAAATTGAGTTATTTCAATCAAGAGTCACGTGTTGAAGTGTTTTGTTATAGATGTCCAAATTGATTCCGTGAAAATGATCTACTAATATAGAACTCATTCCAAATATTGATATGTTCACAAGTGATTGAAAGAGTATAGGAAGATGTCATGGGAGAAAGGAATGCTCAACTGAAATCTACCAACAAAATTCTACTCCGTAATAAAGAATATAGAATGATGGCATTGGACATTGGTAGAAACTCTAAAACGAAGTAGGACCTCGGAACAAGACCTTTTTACTTCATGtcaaaaaagaacaaaaaaaaaattcgattgAGAACAAATATTGAGGCAGTTAAAAAGGAATAAATTTATAGACATGACACATTTCAATAGTGAATAATGCAACTAATGATACAATCATACAACTTCACGATAGATAACTCCAAAGCCATGCTGGACATGAAATCAACTTAAAACAGTTGTCTTACTCCATACTAAAAGAAATAAGATCTTaagatatagtagtagtactttgtAGTATCCACTtacaaatgaacataaaaaattGAAGTGATGCAGGTCTGATGAGTAGATAACACAGATGTTTCCACATATTATAGAAGTGGCCGAATCAACGAGGAAGTCCATCGATGGGAAATAAATCTATATACTTGCGGGCACAACCAAAAAGGGCTACCACTCTCAGTCTCAAATGCCTCCTATGTATCATTTGTTTCCCCTGAAATATGTATATACTTTCTGCAAGGGCGAGTAGAGAGAGATCAACAAGTAGTACAATCCTGCTTTAAGCTATCAATCTTATCTTATATCATCAATCAAACCAAAAGCACCCAAAATATATGTTCCCCTCCCTATTAACAGCTGGCTTTGTGGTAGAAAAATAATCACACTAGAATGTAAGATTCGCATGAAACATCTATATTTGCTGCTgaacctatttttatatatgctGGAGTTCTCAAAGTAAGATGTATCCATGAGTCTAACCTGGAGTACCCATAAGCTCAGCAGTGATTCCAAGCAAAAGAATGCAAATCCAATCAGGTAAAAGATCTGCAACAGAATGGATGATTAAATCATTTGGACTGTGTAACGTGAAAAGATACACAATGGCCATTAAGTGAAATAAGAAAGCAGAGAAGCTAGgaacaaaacaataaaagagAGGCAGACCCATAAATACAGTTACATAAGATTCTTTTCAACAGGTCACGAGAAAATTTATTGCGGATACGACATTGAATTGATTTTTTTCATCATACATCTCAACCTTCCTCATCTTCAACCAATAAGAAACTAGTTTGGGAAAGCACAAAGTATAAGAAAATTTGATTCCTAAAGCAAATGCATGCAAAGTGGAGGGTAATAAGTACAAGACTTTTTCCTTCACTTGCTTATGCAACATATCCAAAGAAATCCTACCATACTAATGTCAGAGACAATCATAAACAGGAATTAAGTCTGTCCAAAATTAACTAAGTTGTCAAAGTAGCACATGTACACTAAGGTTCAATATAACACCTATGGGAATTCAGAAAACAGTAAGATGTCACAGGTTAAGTAACAAAGGAAAACTCACCCCAACAATGACATGGTCAGAGAAGACATCAACAGCTGCAAGTATGCCACTGAGAGagaataaaaacaaataatatgTGTCATAATACAAGGCTGTGTGATATCATTATCCACACTGAAGCATAACAAGTTTGCAAACATGCTATACTAAACTCTGCTTCAGAGAAaagattttaatgaaaaatgaaattgctCACGTTAATGATTGTCCATGAAAGACGATTGGAGGTGCAATTGCAGCCAAAATGCAAAACCCAATGTGAAGCTGCAATGCAATGAATTCAGAGATTATCAATATGGACAATCTACCATCATATATACATAATATCAAGGCTGAAACATCCAAACGTACCATATAGAACATGAAAAACCACCCAAACTTCAGTGCACTATCAGTCCTGAGGATAAGAACCAGAAGCATAACAAGAAAAATTAATCCCAACATGTTATAAGTCTGCAGAGAATGAGAGATAGATAAAAAGCAGATCTCAAGTACCTCATTGCACGATATAAAGGCCTGTACCACAGCACATATGAGAAGGGGCATCCCATTAGGGCATAGATTATGGCAAGGAAAAAGATTTTGACTCCTACAGACAGTAAATGGCATTTTTTTAATTGGACCATAAACTTCAAATTGGCAACCACCAAAATTATAGCACGCAATCAGACACTTACCACCACCCTTTATCCAGCAAATGGTGACTGCAATGACATTGAATACAAGGCAAAGTACAATACCTGTAACAAAATTGTACAAAGATAAGGTAATTGCTCCAGAAAAAAAATCAGAGTCTTAATCAAACAATATAGGTGACGGAATACCATTGAGCTGATTAATCTAATTTTAGTAAACATGAAACTAAATGTGAGCAAGCTACACAAGCCAAAGGCATACTGATTCCCGTAGCTCAAGTTTGTTACAGAAAAGCACTTGGTCGATTTGAAACAacattataattcaattatttcaaaaaattaaaccaAACTATTCAGTATTGCATCTTTGGGAAAGATAGTTCCATCAGGACAAACTTCAAATGCTCAAACATCAAAATCACAAGTCACTAAGTCAGAATCTAGTTAAAAAGCAACAGATTGTGCAGTTTTACCAAACTATGGGCAAGGTTATAAGTTGCACCAATACCACACTTTAATAGAATGTGTCATTTGATGGCAATTGACAAGAAGAGCATACCCACCTAACCAACTTGCAAAAGCCAGATACTGTAACTTCTGAGCATGAACTGGTATCTCATTGGCTATATCATGATGAATAATGGGAAAAAATGGAGGCCAGTTTCTATCATCCACAGGAATGTTGGCTGAATGAAAGTGTTGTTAAATGAAACAGaaacaaaagaacaaaaaaaaataacaagcTTGTTAGCCTTGGTCTCATAAAATTACCACTTGAAACAGCATCTTCTCTCCGTTTAATTTCCTGCAGGACAGAAGACAATACGTATTTTTAGCTTGCCACAAAAATATGACAGCACAAAAAACACCAAGAATAAAGAGCTCAAGCCAATGATTTTCGCAGATTATAAGTCATCTAGTACAAGAAATAAAGACTATGAACAAAATTATAATCTTTATAATTCATAATTATGTACATGGCTACATCAGTTAAATGAGTACTCATCATGAATTGTCAGTTTAgttcatttctctttttgcaAAAGACGGATCAAGAGTGGGATAGTCAGAATTTAATATTGCATAAGATCAGATGTAATGCAGATAGAATACAACCACATGTTAAAATCCTAAAAGCCAGACTGTGCACGCTAAAATGAACACCTTATTTTGGAATGAAAAGATCAGATGGATTTTGAACATTTGGAATCATCCTGCTGTAATATAACCTTAAGTCCTTAACTAAACTCACCctctctcttttatttaaatCTGCTTCCCATGTGGAAAGttctttctcctttttctttggaTCCTGAAATTTTATGCAGCGGAgttatgattaaaaaaaattaaaatgacagTGAGGACATGGGTACAAGTAGGCTTCTAAAAAAAGATTACATTTGTAGTCTCTAATGGTATATCTACAGTGGCATCATGTTTCTGACCAAAACCGAGTGTACTCGCAACCACTTTGGGAATGCGAGGCTTTGACTTGCCACCATTCTGGAGAACAAATAAACAGCATATTAGTTGGTACTTGGTAGAACAACATGGATAACTGGAGCAGTTTCTCATAagtatcaataaaattcaaatcaacCACGAGAGGCATATAATTTCATGGTATGCTTAGTTTAAGTGAGACATTATTAAGCTTATGTATATATAGGAATTAAATAAATGGAAAATATGTCATACCAGTGAACTACAACATCATTCTTCCCATTTCACATCATAAGAATATCATAAATGCAGTCAACAGAAACCTGCTTTTTGCCATGATGGTCTAGTCTTTTCCTCTGTATCTTAGGAAAAAAGGTTTAAAAATTTTACTAGTGATAAGTGATTAAGTATTGAGATATGGTAGGGGGCGAAGATGTTTCCAGCCATTTTAAACATActtaattttagaaaattcaGAGGGGCGAACAAGATGCAAAGAGTTGTATTAAGAATTCAGATGCATTAGTAGGCGAGGGTGTTTCCAGACATACAAGTGAACGGAAGCTTCAAATGCAGTGCCACATCACATGCTACCTTACACTAAcattttactactactactatagtaAAAATACAAGAATGCACAGACACAAACACATTCACTAACTTTTAGCCGTTCCAATTACTGTACtacatagtactactattaagcAAAATAATAAGGATAAATTTGTTACACGTCTTTGGCTATAATAATAAGGATAAATCCCTAATTGATTTGCAATTGGTTATAtagatataataataaaaaaacagcaTTCATATTTCCCAAGCCAAGGAGAGATCTAACACCCAAAATAGCACCCATACACTCAATTCGTTTCAAAATTGAAACCCAGCCCCAAATTTAACCGAACGAACATAGCCGTAGGTCTCGGATCTGAAGCGAATCACAACTTCCCACAAACACCAGAAACAGCAACATTGACGAAATTAACCACGAAAATCACGAATGTAATGTTATATTTAGGCAGATCTGAATAATTTGAAAATGCGGTTACCGAAAATGGATTGACTTCAGGTTCTTCCTCGTCAAAGGGATTGGGATCGTTTCCTCGATTCATCGCCGCCAACTATTCGGTAACAGAGTAGTAAAATGCGGGTAAAGCTatgtgatggagtacgtactaaacaagcccaacagcagtaaagcccatcagcctaaagcccaagaaagagtatcagttcggcatgactaaagagtatcagtccggcatgactaaagagttcagttcggcacaatcgaagagttcggccccagcctacagctcggtaaaagccaaccaatcaaactctgctctcaggtcggcatcaagctctactctcagatcggcaaaagctgctcggccataattcagcagttcggtctcagtattcgaccgaactaggagatagtggactcatgcaggatttccacctccaccacccacgatctatttagtggtgtcaagtagtcattaactcatgcaggatagtggacccatgcaagatcgccacgatctccacgacatccactacctagtaaatggctgcatgccacgatctaggttcaatgtataaatagaacctagatcagatagatagggtaaGTTAAAAaatagactctctcgctttctagagaccaaatacaaaatagcaagtctgtattgtaagctgtaagaaaacagatcaagcaatacaactctgccctcatttcttcccgtggacgtagatttacctcagtaaatcgaaccacgtaaaatctctgtgtcgtgatctgcatcttcctgcattcatcaccatcaaaaattcgtcgattcatcactggcgccgtctgtgggaaacagagaaccaaatttgtgataaagcgaatttttgaccctttttccaccccaaaaaaatgcataccagatcacataccacccgtaataccgttcgtgatcaccgtgaggaaactagtccagctcgcaggtctgaaaaacggcctcgggagacatctacctccggttctcacgaaggaggaacaagccaacgattgtgagtcaaagcttctacagaagatacaagaccacaattcagcttaaacaagcagttcgtctgaaacgagctgcaataagccaacgattgtgaagtccaagcttctaaagaggatacaagaccacaattcggcttaaaaatcaagcacttcgtctgaaacgaactgcaacaaaagtccgattcacgcgataaaacttgcctgaattaggacaagggaaagtccgatccacgcaataaaactcgccgaattaggacaagggaaagtccgatccccaaattaggacaacggaaagtccgatccgagcgataaaactcgccaaattaggacacaagcttagtccggtcaaagatgtttatttcatcagaccaaagacgagtccggtcaaagatgtttatttcatcagaccaaagacgagtccggtcaaagaagagttcacttcataagaccaaggacaaaCATCGACTTAcaccgtacctttatccagaatgccgaagtaattcacttcgctttccgggggggtagtgatggagtacgtactaaacaagcccaacagcagtaaagcccatcagcctaaagcccaagaaagagtatcagttcggcatgactaaagagtatcagtccggcatgactaaagagttcagttcggcacaatcgaagagttcggccccagcctacagctcggtaaaagccaaccaatcaaactctgctctcaggtcggcatcaagctctactctcagatcggcaaaagctgctcggccataattcagcagttcggtctcagtattcgaccgaactaggagatagtggactcatgcaggatttccacctccaccacccacgatctatttagtggtgtcaagtagtcattaactcatgcaggatagtggacccatgcaagatcgccacgatctccacgacatccactacctagtaaatggctgcatgccacgatctaggttcaatgtataaatagaacctagatcagatagatagggtaaGTTAAAAaatagactctctcgctttctagagaccaaatacaaaatagcaagtctgtattgtaagctgtaagaaaacagatcaagcaatacaactctgccctcatttcttcccgtggacgtagatttacctcagtaaatcgaaccacgtaaaatctctgtgtcgtgatctgcatcttcctgcattcatcaccatcaaaaattcgtcgattcatcactggcgccgtctgtgggaaacagagaaccaaatttgtgataaagcgaatttttgaccctttttccaccccaaaaaaatgcataccagatcacataccacccgtaataccgttcgtgatcaccgtgaggaaactagtccagctcgcaggtctgaaaaacggcctcgggagacatctacctccggttctcacgaaggaggaacaagccaacgattgtgagtcaaagcttctacagaagatacaagaccacaattcagcttaaacaagcagttcgtctgaaacgagctgcaataagccaacgattgtgaagtccaagcttctaaagaggatacaagaccacaattcggcttaaaaatcaagcacttcgtctgaaacgaactgcaacaaaagtccgattcacgcgataaaacttgcctgaattaggacaagggaaagtccgatccacgcaataaaactcgccgaattaggacaagggaaagtccgatccccaaattaggacaacggaaagtccgatccgagcgataaaactcgccaaattaggacacaagcttagtccggtcaaagatgtttatttcatcagaccaaagacgagtccggtcaaagatgtttatttcatcagaccaaagacgagtccggtcaaagaagagttcacttcataagaccaaggacaaaCATCGACTTAcaccgtacctttatccagaatgccgaagtaattcacttcgctttccgggggggtagtgatggagtacgtactaaacaagcccaacagcagtaaagcccatcagcctaaagcccaagaaagagtatcagttcggcatgactaaagagtatcagtccggcatgactaaagagttcagttcggcacaatcgaagagttcggccccagcctacagctcggtaaaagccaaccaatcaaactctgctctcaggtcggcatcaagctctactctcagatcggcaaaagctgctcggccataattcagcagttcggtctcagtattcgaccgaactaggagatagtggactcatgcaggatttccacctccaccacccacgatctatttagtggtgtcaagtagtcattaactcatgcaggatagtggacccatgcaagatcgccacgatctccacgacatccactacctagtaaatggctgcatgccacgatctaggttcaatgtataaatagaacctagatcagatagatagggtaaGTTAAAAaatagactctctcgctttctagagaccaaatacaaaatagcaagtctgtattgtaagctgtaagaaaacagatcaagcaatacaactctgccctcatttcttcccgtggacgtagatttacctcagtaaatcgaaccacgtaaaatctctgtgtcgtgatctgcatcttcctgcattcatcaccatcaaaaattcgtcgATTCATCACTATGCAGACAGTACAGATGAGAGAACCTCAGAAGACTGACACTACGTACTGAACGTGCTTTTTGCTTTGCTGCTTAATTACGACGCAGGATAAATACCAATAATAAGCATATTTGGAATTAGCTGAAATTCCGAATACATTCATTCTAGTTCTACTGCTGATTTATTATCTCATTGAaaggaaataataataaatattttaataaagagaACTAAAAGCAAATTTCATTTCCAAACGTGAAAAAGAAATATATCCAGAtgcaaactaaaatgaaaaatgaacaTTTTAGATTGAAAGGACTATCTGTGTAGTGTGCTATTCCTTACGTAGAACAATACAAATCATAGTTTAATTAGTGTTTCATCTAATTAATAGGCCAGAAATCATTACAGTTAAGTAAGTattattgattttctttttaaattaaaaaaaagccTCTTAGTATTAGCTTTCTCACCAAACACGATACTTgcaagtagggatgtcaatgcagcCCGTAACCCGTGGGTTGACCCGAATAACCCGTCAAATTTAtaggttagggttgaaaatttctagcccgataaaattacaacccgattaacccgcaacccgttagggccagacccgataacccgataaaatttctattgttctatttgtttgactcctaattggacaatttcattggttatttttataatatagataactaaaaaaataacattcaattttatattaaacatataaattatatattaaatttttattaatataataataaataaataaattagaaacttctaattcattaataaatatttaaatttgtaaaacatgctttaaaatatttaaatttatgttttattttactcaactctcaaatattagtatttgatcatgtttgtgtttgattttaagtatatatctcaaatttatcataattaaatatttatattttataaatataactaattttcttcattatttattggattgatcgcatgttaattttatcggtagcaacccgattaacccgttgggccagcccgaaacccgaacgtttagggttagggttgaacttttataacccgaaaaaatctcaatccgattagcccgcacccgattgacccgcaacccgagtagggttggctcgaaacccggtgggcaggcccgattgacatccctacttgcAAGAGTGATGTGTAGTCAATCGATCGGGAAGAAGTGTAGAATTAGTGAATCTCAAAAAATAGCAAATAACGACCGTGGGACTAAGTATAGATCGGTCAATTACCAAACAATCAAGTCGGTAGATTGTGCAATTCAACAATACTAAAGTAATAATTACTCTATAACTTTTCGTATTCAGACCAAGAACTAAACATATACTCCGTATTATGCTAATTTAGTACTATCTAATTTTACTTGTTAacaccaaaaatagaaattaggCAACTCTGCCACTAACATATTTTGTTACCCTTTATAAAAGCTACAGCAAAATCTAAAGAGTGCAATATATTTCTTCAAAGTTACAGCATGAATTAAAATGGATGCCTACgtatatataaaatcaaattttggaCAAACTGTAAGTATGAATTAAATATAaaagcaattaaaattcattagtCTTTATAACACATTACTAATGCATACAAATAACATAATATGTTATCATCTTCTCTTATCTTATTCCTACTTTAATAATTTAGTATTCCATTAAACTTGTAACATCCACCTATTCGTAGCACTGCATTTTAGACGAACTATAATATACTCCACCAATCAAAAACTCTTAACAAAACTATATAAATATTTGATTAACTTTTTGTCGACTGATATTAATAATGAAAATTTATCCTTTTTAGTAGTAGGAACTATAAACTCGTACACACACATATTTGTATAATAGTAAATTGATAGGATAAGGTAGCATTGGTCATGGGCTTAACTCTGACCAATTTCGGCATCGATATTCATGGGCTCCTTTTATATGGTACTGTGAAATTATCCATCATGTGCAAGACTCGTGAAGTAATTGAACAACTATATTTTGTGGATAGGCTTTCTATGTGTGACTAAAATTAATTGTACTATAATGTTGATTTAATATCCAACACTAAATTTAAAGTAAAGGTTTTAAATTGTGGAGTGGTGCTTGACGAGCATTATTCTTCTATATTCATAAGGTGCATGTGATGTCGATTTCTTTAGAGAAATCGTGTTTGAAATGATTTTGTGCAtagattttgttattttatggCAAAAATATCTATCTACGTCATAGTAGTTCATATACTCCTacaagataataataataataataataatctggATTAATAATAAATTGATGTAGCCCCAATGTTCCCTAACTtccaacaaaaagaaagaactaCAACTCATACTCGTGTAAAGATATTTGATGGTTTCATCTTATTTTGACTTTTGGTAGTGGAAACTCAAGctaattaaattatatcttTAAGTTTAAAATTACAATTAACCCAAGAAAATATTGATATTGCCTAGCAACGATGTAGAATTCATTTGTCTACGAATCATAATTTGGCAGTTCTTAACAATTTAAGATATCTATATTCAATATTTGGAATTTGATGAATTCCTATATCTGATTTATTTAATTGCTGTTTAGGTGTTATACGTAGTTCAAGTGGACCTGATGGCATGTGAaactaataagaaaatgatCCTCAAATTCGGTGAGACAAAAATGAACAAAATTGATTGGGATATTCAAATTCTGTTTTTAGTATAATACAACACATACAAAAGGAAAATAGCATATATACAAatgtaatcaaaataaaaatatgtagaGGCGACAAAATGTTTCCCACCTGAATATGCCATTAATGTCAACTGTGCCAACAAACATTACATTTTCAAACGTAGTAATCAAACATGATAAGAGCGGTCTCCATACGCAAAGACTCTGCACATGCCATTTCAATCCTTCAAAGTCAATATATGCATTGCAAatgtttttcatttcatttccatTATATTCTTTGCTTGCTCTAATAATTAATACTAGCAATAACATTTTCCTT
This portion of the Salvia splendens isolate huo1 chromosome 10, SspV2, whole genome shotgun sequence genome encodes:
- the LOC121752496 gene encoding secretory carrier-associated membrane protein 4-like yields the protein MNRGNDPNPFDEEEPEVNPFSNGGKSKPRIPKVVASTLGFGQKHDATVDIPLETTNDPKKKEKELSTWEADLNKREREIKRREDAVSSANIPVDDRNWPPFFPIIHHDIANEIPVHAQKLQYLAFASWLGIVLCLVFNVIAVTICWIKGGGVKIFFLAIIYALMGCPFSYVLWYRPLYRAMRTDSALKFGWFFMFYMLHIGFCILAAIAPPIVFHGQSLTGILAAVDVFSDHVIVGIFYLIGFAFFCLESLLSLWVLQKVYTYFRGNK